From one Bacillus sp. FJAT-42376 genomic stretch:
- the secY gene encoding preprotein translocase subunit SecY: protein MFKTISNFMRVSDIRNKIIFTLLMLIVFRIGTFIPVPGVNTEVLAAQDQQMSVFGVLNTFGGGALFNYSILAMGIMPYITASIIVQLLQMDVVPKFTEWSKQGEVGRRKLAQFTRYFTIVLGFIQAIGMSIGFNNLTGGMLIENPGVPTYLLIAVVLTSGTAFLMWLGEQITAKGVGNGISIIIFAGIVAAIPKTLNQIYSQLFTDAGDQLFIRIVIVILLAIAVLAIVVGTIYVQQALRKIPIQYAKRVSGSGPQGGGQSTHLPLKVNPAGVIPVIFAVSFLITPPTIANFFGKNDVTNWITTNLTTTHPIGASIYVALIIAFTYFYAFVQVNPEQMADNLKKQGGYVPGIRPGKSTQEYLTKVLYRLTFVGAIFLAIIAVLPTLFIAFAGLPQSAQIGGTSLLIVIGVALETMKTLESQLVKRHYKGFMKQ from the coding sequence ATGTTTAAGACAATCTCCAATTTCATGCGCGTGAGTGACATAAGAAACAAAATCATATTCACTCTTTTAATGCTTATTGTATTTCGAATCGGCACATTCATCCCTGTTCCGGGCGTCAACACAGAAGTGCTGGCTGCTCAGGATCAGCAGATGAGCGTTTTCGGAGTACTGAACACTTTTGGCGGGGGAGCACTGTTTAATTACTCCATTCTTGCAATGGGTATTATGCCGTACATCACCGCCTCCATTATTGTTCAGCTCCTTCAAATGGACGTTGTACCGAAGTTTACGGAATGGTCTAAGCAGGGTGAAGTTGGAAGACGTAAATTGGCTCAATTTACGAGATATTTCACCATTGTTCTCGGGTTCATTCAGGCAATCGGTATGTCAATCGGGTTTAATAACCTGACAGGCGGTATGCTGATTGAAAATCCTGGTGTGCCTACCTATCTTCTGATTGCAGTGGTCCTGACATCAGGAACTGCTTTCTTAATGTGGCTTGGAGAACAAATTACAGCAAAGGGTGTAGGAAATGGTATTTCCATCATTATCTTTGCGGGGATCGTGGCTGCGATTCCTAAAACCCTCAATCAGATTTATAGCCAGCTATTTACTGATGCGGGAGATCAGCTTTTCATCCGGATTGTCATTGTGATCCTGCTTGCGATTGCTGTTCTGGCTATTGTAGTTGGAACCATCTATGTTCAGCAGGCACTTCGCAAGATTCCGATTCAATATGCTAAAAGGGTATCAGGCTCAGGTCCTCAAGGGGGAGGTCAATCCACCCACTTGCCTCTGAAGGTGAACCCGGCTGGTGTAATTCCTGTAATCTTCGCGGTTTCATTCCTAATCACACCGCCGACGATTGCTAATTTCTTCGGAAAGAACGATGTGACCAATTGGATAACAACCAATCTCACAACGACTCATCCGATTGGAGCTTCCATCTATGTTGCTTTAATTATTGCCTTTACGTATTTCTATGCGTTCGTTCAGGTTAATCCGGAACAAATGGCTGATAACTTAAAGAAACAAGGCGGATATGTTCCAGGGATCCGTCCTGGAAAAAGCACTCAGGAATATTTAACAAAAGTATTGTACCGTTTAACATTTGTAGGCGCCATTTTCCTTGCCATCATTGCTGTTCTTCCTACTCTTTTTATCGCTTTTGCAGGTCTTCCACAATCCGCACAGATTGGCGGAACGAGCTTGCTGATCGTAATCGGGGTAGCGCTTGAAACGATGAAGACACTGGAAAGCCAGCTTGTTAAGCGTCACTACAAAGGCTTTATGAAACAGTAA
- a CDS encoding adenylate kinase encodes MNLVLMGLPGAGKGTQAEQIKEEYQIPHISTGDMFRAAIKEETEMGLQAKSFIDKGELVPDEVTIGIVRDRLGKDDCEKGFLLDGFPRTVAQAEALETILSDLGKKLDHVINIDVDKSILMERLTGRRICKNCGATYHLVFNPPAKEDVCDKCGGELYQRADDNEETVSNRLEVNVKQSKPLLDFYSEKGYVREIDGQQDIRKVFADIKALLGGSAE; translated from the coding sequence ATGAATCTTGTATTAATGGGTCTGCCCGGTGCCGGTAAAGGAACTCAGGCAGAACAAATCAAAGAGGAATATCAAATCCCTCATATCTCGACAGGAGATATGTTTCGAGCAGCTATTAAGGAAGAAACTGAAATGGGACTGCAGGCTAAGTCTTTCATTGATAAAGGCGAACTTGTACCTGATGAAGTAACAATTGGTATTGTCCGCGATCGTTTGGGCAAAGATGATTGTGAAAAAGGGTTCTTGCTTGATGGATTCCCCCGTACTGTTGCACAGGCGGAGGCGCTGGAAACGATTCTTTCTGATCTTGGCAAAAAGCTTGACCATGTCATCAATATTGATGTGGATAAGAGCATTCTAATGGAACGCTTGACTGGACGCCGCATTTGTAAAAATTGCGGAGCTACTTACCACTTAGTCTTCAATCCTCCTGCAAAGGAAGATGTTTGTGACAAATGTGGCGGAGAGCTGTATCAGCGGGCTGACGATAACGAAGAAACGGTTTCCAACCGTTTGGAAGTGAACGTCAAACAAAGCAAGCCGCTTCTTGATTTCTATAGCGAAAAAGGCTATGTAAGAGAGATAGACGGCCAGCAGGATATCCGCAAAGTTTTTGCTGATATCAAAGCATTGCTTGGAGGATCAGCTGAATGA
- the map gene encoding type I methionyl aminopeptidase, translating into MIICKTPREIEIMREAGRIVALTHQELKKHVQPGITTKELDSIAEKFIRMHDAIPSFKGYNGFRGSICASVNEELVHGIPGDRVLNEGDIISIDIGAKYNGYHGDSAWTYPVGAISEETQKLLDVTEESLYRGLNEAKPGDRLSNISHAIQLYAEGEGFSIVREYVGHGVGQELHEDPQIPHFGPPGKGPRLKPGMVLAIEPMVNAGTRYVRTLQDNWTVVTVDGKMCAHFEHTIAITDTGFEILTKA; encoded by the coding sequence ATGATCATCTGCAAGACTCCGCGTGAGATTGAAATCATGAGGGAAGCTGGCCGGATCGTTGCACTGACCCACCAGGAATTAAAGAAACATGTCCAGCCCGGTATTACAACGAAAGAATTGGATAGTATTGCCGAAAAGTTTATACGCATGCATGATGCAATTCCTTCCTTCAAAGGGTATAATGGATTCCGCGGAAGCATATGTGCTTCTGTCAACGAAGAGCTCGTTCATGGCATTCCGGGTGACCGGGTGTTAAATGAAGGGGACATTATCAGCATCGATATCGGTGCAAAGTATAATGGCTATCACGGTGACTCAGCCTGGACATATCCGGTAGGCGCCATTTCCGAAGAAACGCAAAAGCTGCTGGACGTTACAGAAGAGTCTTTATATAGAGGGCTGAATGAAGCCAAGCCGGGAGATCGGCTTTCAAACATCTCCCACGCTATCCAGCTCTATGCAGAAGGCGAAGGATTTTCGATCGTCAGAGAATATGTTGGGCACGGTGTAGGGCAGGAACTTCATGAAGATCCGCAAATTCCTCACTTTGGACCGCCTGGCAAAGGGCCAAGGCTTAAACCCGGCATGGTTCTGGCAATTGAACCAATGGTCAACGCTGGAACACGTTATGTTAGAACCTTACAGGATAACTGGACGGTTGTAACAGTGGATGGCAAAATGTGTGCTCACTTTGAACACACCATTGCAATCACGGATACCGGTTTTGAGATTCTTACAAAAGCTTAA
- the infA gene encoding translation initiation factor IF-1 has protein sequence MAKDDVIEVEGTVQETLPNAMFKVELENGHTVLAHVSGKIRMHFIRILPGDKVTVELSPYDLTRGRITYRFK, from the coding sequence ATGGCTAAAGATGATGTAATTGAAGTTGAAGGTACCGTTCAAGAGACGCTGCCTAATGCGATGTTTAAAGTTGAACTTGAAAACGGTCATACAGTCCTGGCGCATGTTTCAGGAAAGATCCGCATGCATTTCATTCGTATTTTACCTGGAGACAAAGTTACGGTAGAATTATCTCCGTACGATTTGACTCGCGGAAGAATAACGTACCGTTTCAAATAA
- the rpmJ gene encoding 50S ribosomal protein L36, translated as MKVRPSVKPICEKCKVIRRRGKVMVICENPKHKQKQG; from the coding sequence ATGAAGGTTAGACCGTCCGTGAAACCGATTTGCGAAAAATGTAAAGTTATTCGCAGAAGAGGAAAAGTCATGGTTATTTGTGAGAATCCAAAGCATAAACAAAAACAAGGATAA
- the rpsM gene encoding 30S ribosomal protein S13, whose product MARIAGVDIPREKRVVISLTYIFGIGRTTSQKILAEAGVSEDTRVRDLTEEELGKIRDVIDKLKVEGDLRREISLNIKRLIEIGSFRGLRHRRGLPVRGQNTKNNARTRKGPRRTVANKKK is encoded by the coding sequence ATGGCTCGTATTGCTGGTGTAGATATTCCACGCGAAAAACGCGTTGTAATTTCATTGACTTACATTTTCGGAATTGGCCGTACAACTTCTCAAAAAATTCTTGCTGAAGCAGGAGTTTCTGAAGACACTCGTGTACGCGATCTTACCGAAGAAGAACTAGGAAAAATCCGTGATGTTATCGATAAGCTAAAAGTTGAAGGAGACCTTCGTCGTGAGATTTCCCTTAACATCAAACGTCTAATCGAAATCGGAAGCTTCCGTGGTCTTCGCCACCGCCGCGGCTTACCTGTTCGCGGACAAAACACTAAAAACAATGCTCGTACACGTAAAGGCCCACGCCGTACTGTTGCGAACAAAAAGAAATAA
- the rpsK gene encoding 30S ribosomal protein S11 → MAQRKTNTRKRRVKKNIEAGIAHIRSTFNNTIVTITDTHGNAVSWSSAGALGFRGSRKSTPFAAQMAAETAAKTSIEHGLKTLEVTVKGPGAGREAAIRALQAAGLEVTAIRDVTPVPHNGCRPPKRRRV, encoded by the coding sequence ATGGCACAACGTAAAACAAACACTCGTAAACGCCGTGTGAAAAAGAACATTGAAGCTGGTATTGCGCATATCCGCTCCACTTTTAACAATACAATCGTTACGATCACTGATACTCACGGAAACGCAGTATCTTGGTCAAGCGCAGGTGCTTTAGGATTCAGAGGTTCTCGTAAATCTACTCCTTTTGCTGCGCAAATGGCTGCTGAAACTGCAGCAAAAACTTCCATCGAACATGGTTTGAAAACTTTGGAAGTAACAGTTAAAGGTCCTGGTGCTGGCCGTGAAGCTGCTATTCGTGCTCTTCAAGCTGCTGGTCTAGAAGTAACGGCTATCAGAGATGTTACTCCAGTTCCTCATAATGGCTGCCGCCCGCCAAAACGTCGTCGTGTGTAA
- a CDS encoding DNA-directed RNA polymerase subunit alpha, whose product MIEIEKPKIETVEISEDAKYGKFVVEPLERGYGTTLGNSLRRILLSSLPGAAVTSIQIDGVLHEFSTIEGVVEDVTSIILNVKKLALKIYSEEEKTLEIDIQGEGAVTAADITHDSDIEILNPDLHIATLAKDATLRMRLTARRGRGYTPADANKREDQPIGVIPIDSIYTPVARVSYQVENTRVGQVANFDKLTLDVWTDGSNGPKEAVALGAKILTEHLNIFVGLTDEAQNAEIMVEKEEDQKEKVLEMTIEELDLSVRSYNCLKRAGINTVQELANKTEEDMMKVRNLGRKSLEEVKAKLDELGLGLRKDD is encoded by the coding sequence ATGATTGAGATTGAAAAACCAAAAATCGAAACGGTTGAAATCAGCGAAGATGCCAAATACGGCAAATTCGTCGTCGAACCACTCGAGCGCGGATATGGTACTACTTTGGGTAACTCCTTACGCCGTATTCTATTATCCTCACTCCCGGGTGCAGCTGTAACATCGATCCAAATTGACGGTGTTCTGCATGAATTTTCGACGATTGAAGGCGTCGTAGAAGATGTTACATCCATAATTTTAAACGTTAAGAAGCTTGCTCTTAAAATCTATTCAGAAGAAGAAAAAACTCTTGAGATTGATATTCAAGGAGAAGGTGCTGTTACGGCAGCCGATATCACTCATGACAGTGATATTGAAATCCTGAACCCTGATCTTCACATCGCAACGCTGGCGAAAGATGCCACGCTTCGAATGAGATTGACAGCAAGAAGAGGACGCGGATACACTCCAGCTGATGCGAACAAACGTGAAGATCAGCCAATCGGAGTCATCCCGATCGATTCTATCTATACACCTGTTGCCCGCGTATCCTATCAAGTGGAAAATACACGTGTAGGACAAGTGGCTAACTTTGATAAGCTTACTCTTGACGTCTGGACTGACGGAAGCAACGGACCTAAAGAGGCTGTTGCCCTGGGTGCTAAAATTTTGACTGAACATCTTAACATTTTTGTTGGCTTAACTGATGAAGCCCAAAATGCTGAGATTATGGTTGAAAAAGAAGAAGATCAAAAAGAGAAAGTATTAGAGATGACAATTGAAGAATTGGATCTCTCCGTACGTTCTTACAACTGTCTGAAACGTGCTGGAATCAATACGGTTCAGGAACTTGCGAACAAAACAGAGGAAGATATGATGAAAGTTCGCAACCTTGGACGCAAATCTCTTGAAGAAGTTAAAGCGAAACTAGATGAACTTGGATTAGGTCTGCGCAAAGACGACTGA
- the rplQ gene encoding 50S ribosomal protein L17 produces the protein MSYRKLGRTSSQRKAMLRDLATDLIINERIETTEARAKELRSVVDKMITLGKRGDLHARRQAAAFVRNEVAEMVVVGQDKNGKDKEKAKYALEKLFTDIAGRYGERQGGYTRIMKLGPRRGDGAPMVIIELV, from the coding sequence ATGTCATACAGAAAATTGGGCCGTACTAGCTCACAACGTAAAGCAATGCTTCGTGACTTGGCTACTGATCTAATCATCAACGAGCGTATCGAAACTACTGAAGCCCGTGCGAAAGAGCTTCGTTCCGTTGTTGATAAAATGATTACTCTAGGGAAACGCGGAGATCTTCATGCTCGCCGTCAAGCTGCAGCATTCGTTCGTAACGAAGTGGCTGAAATGGTAGTAGTAGGTCAAGATAAAAACGGAAAAGACAAAGAAAAAGCGAAATACGCTTTGGAAAAACTTTTCACTGATATCGCAGGCCGTTATGGAGAGCGCCAAGGCGGATACACTCGTATCATGAAACTTGGACCTCGTCGCGGAGACGGAGCTCCAATGGTTATCATTGAGCTTGTGTAA
- a CDS encoding energy-coupling factor ABC transporter ATP-binding protein, with protein MRKEIARVENVTFSYPDREKPALDDVSFSIYEGEWLAIVGHNGSGKSTLARILNGLLLPAKGKVSLAGTELSEETIWDVRKKVGMVFQNPDNQFVGTTVKDDVAFGLENNGIPRDEMLKRVDWATKQVKMDAFLDQEPHHLSGGQKQRVAIAGVLAVKPQIMILDEATSMLDPAGRSDVMDTVRLLNDQGAVTVISITHDLEEASKADRIIVMNKGKKLKEGKPELIFSMGEELTRIGLDLPFSYKLSQELRKAGIPLQKNHLTEQGLVDELWILQQKA; from the coding sequence ATGCGAAAAGAAATAGCACGAGTAGAGAATGTTACCTTTTCCTATCCGGATCGAGAAAAACCAGCCCTGGATGATGTAAGCTTCAGCATCTATGAGGGGGAATGGCTTGCCATTGTCGGTCATAATGGTTCTGGAAAATCAACGCTTGCCCGAATTTTGAACGGTCTTCTTTTGCCGGCGAAAGGAAAGGTCAGCCTTGCAGGGACGGAGCTCTCAGAGGAGACAATCTGGGATGTCCGCAAAAAGGTGGGAATGGTATTCCAAAATCCTGATAATCAGTTTGTTGGAACGACAGTTAAGGATGATGTGGCTTTTGGTCTGGAAAACAACGGAATCCCCCGCGACGAAATGCTGAAACGGGTGGATTGGGCGACAAAGCAAGTTAAGATGGATGCTTTTCTCGATCAAGAGCCGCACCATCTGTCAGGCGGCCAAAAACAGCGTGTTGCCATCGCTGGCGTGCTGGCCGTCAAGCCTCAAATTATGATTCTCGACGAAGCAACATCCATGCTCGATCCAGCCGGCAGAAGTGATGTAATGGATACTGTTCGGCTGTTGAATGATCAGGGCGCTGTCACCGTCATATCCATCACACATGATCTTGAAGAAGCATCTAAGGCCGATCGGATCATTGTGATGAACAAAGGGAAAAAACTGAAGGAAGGAAAGCCGGAGCTGATCTTCTCAATGGGAGAGGAATTAACAAGAATTGGACTGGATCTTCCGTTTTCGTATAAGCTCAGTCAGGAGCTCCGAAAGGCAGGCATTCCTCTTCAGAAGAATCACTTAACAGAACAAGGATTGGTGGATGAGCTATGGATATTACAGCAAAAGGCCTAG
- a CDS encoding energy-coupling factor ABC transporter ATP-binding protein: MDITAKGLEHTYNPRTPFEKRAIYNMDLSIQSGSYTAIIGHTGSGKSTLLQHLNGLLKPTSGWITIGDRTIKAKEKAKHLKTVRKKVGIVFQFPEHQLFEETVEKDIMFGPMNFGVPEKEARQRAREMTELVGLPSEVLERSPFDLSGGQMRRVAIAGVLAMEPEVIVLDEPTAGLDPKGRRDIMELFYQLHKEKGLTTILVTHSMEDAARYAEELIVLHQGTIQLKGRPEEVFSAPEKIAEAGLRLPETVQFKHALEEKLGIRIQGAPLTIDETVRSLKSLYKKGGAE; the protein is encoded by the coding sequence ATGGATATTACAGCAAAAGGCCTAGAGCATACGTACAATCCGCGCACACCCTTTGAGAAACGAGCCATCTACAATATGGATCTTTCTATTCAGTCTGGTTCCTACACAGCGATTATCGGCCATACCGGCTCCGGGAAATCCACTCTTCTTCAGCATTTAAATGGCTTGCTCAAGCCCACATCGGGATGGATCACAATCGGTGATCGAACGATAAAAGCAAAAGAAAAGGCCAAACATTTAAAAACGGTGCGAAAAAAAGTGGGAATCGTTTTTCAGTTTCCGGAGCATCAGCTCTTTGAGGAGACGGTGGAGAAGGATATTATGTTTGGACCGATGAATTTTGGTGTTCCGGAAAAAGAGGCACGTCAGAGAGCAAGGGAAATGACGGAATTAGTTGGACTGCCGTCAGAGGTTCTGGAGCGTTCTCCATTTGACTTAAGCGGAGGGCAAATGAGAAGGGTAGCCATTGCGGGTGTCCTAGCCATGGAACCTGAAGTCATTGTGCTGGACGAGCCTACAGCCGGTCTTGATCCGAAGGGCCGCCGTGACATCATGGAGCTCTTTTATCAGCTGCATAAGGAAAAAGGACTGACAACGATTCTTGTTACGCACAGCATGGAAGATGCAGCCAGATATGCAGAAGAACTGATCGTGCTCCATCAAGGAACGATTCAGCTGAAAGGACGGCCAGAGGAGGTTTTTTCTGCACCTGAAAAAATTGCGGAAGCAGGCCTCAGACTTCCTGAAACCGTTCAGTTCAAGCATGCTCTTGAGGAAAAGCTCGGCATCCGCATACAGGGAGCGCCTCTTACAATTGATGAGACGGTTCGATCGCTCAAATCCTTATATAAAAAGGGGGGAGCTGAATGA
- a CDS encoding energy-coupling factor transporter transmembrane protein EcfT has protein sequence MNGIIIGKYVPGHSFVHKLDPRAKLLLVFFFVFIVFLANNTITYTVLGLFTIFIVSLTKLPPRFLVSGLKPILWIILFTFILHILVTKQGPVLFQFSFISVHEEGLRQGIFISLRFLYLILITTLLTLTTTPIEVTDGMENLLHPFKKLGLPVHELALMMSIALRFIPTLTDETDKIMKAQMARGVDFSSGPLTKRVQSIVPLLVPLFISAFKRAEELATAMEARGYQGGEGRTKYRQLKWDSRDSAMMIMLLVLTILLLFLRS, from the coding sequence ATGAACGGAATCATCATCGGAAAATATGTACCAGGGCATTCTTTTGTTCATAAGCTTGATCCGAGAGCCAAGCTTCTTCTCGTCTTCTTTTTTGTCTTTATCGTCTTTCTGGCAAATAATACGATCACTTATACGGTCCTGGGACTATTTACAATTTTCATTGTCTCGCTTACAAAGCTTCCCCCGAGATTTCTCGTTTCGGGTTTGAAGCCGATTCTGTGGATTATTCTGTTCACCTTTATTCTGCATATTCTCGTCACTAAGCAAGGACCGGTTCTATTTCAGTTTTCATTCATATCGGTTCATGAAGAAGGACTGAGGCAGGGGATCTTTATCTCGCTGCGTTTCCTGTATCTGATTCTGATCACTACCCTGCTTACCTTGACCACTACGCCGATTGAAGTAACGGACGGAATGGAGAATTTGCTTCATCCCTTTAAAAAGCTGGGTCTCCCTGTTCATGAGCTTGCCTTAATGATGTCGATTGCCTTAAGGTTTATTCCGACACTGACTGACGAAACCGATAAGATTATGAAGGCGCAAATGGCCAGGGGAGTCGACTTCTCTTCAGGGCCCCTGACAAAGCGTGTCCAGTCGATTGTCCCCTTGCTTGTCCCGCTGTTTATCAGCGCGTTTAAACGGGCTGAGGAGCTTGCTACAGCGATGGAGGCAAGAGGCTATCAAGGCGGAGAAGGAAGAACGAAATACAGACAGCTTAAATGGGATTCCAGGGATTCAGCGATGATGATCATGCTCCTCGTTTTAACCATTCTGCTTCTGTTCCTTCGTTCGTAG
- the truA gene encoding tRNA pseudouridine(38-40) synthase TruA produces MRIKMIISYDGTDFSGYQIQPDARTVQEELETALSRLHKGRQVKVTASGRTDAKVHARGQVLHFDTPLGIPMDRWPKALNALLPKDIKVLEAAEAAKDFHARFDACGKEYRYVIDRSPVQDVFLRNYAYHYPYALNLEAMKSASEQFIGTHDFTAFCSAKTEVEDRVRTIHSIRFIEEGERMTMCIQGSGFLYNMVRIIMGTLLNAGIGLTKPEEISEMILSMDRTKTGKTAPGHGLYLWKVFYDN; encoded by the coding sequence ATGAGAATAAAAATGATTATTTCCTATGACGGGACTGACTTCAGCGGATACCAGATTCAGCCGGATGCACGAACGGTTCAGGAGGAACTGGAGACGGCTTTGTCCAGGCTGCATAAGGGAAGACAGGTTAAAGTCACAGCCTCCGGAAGAACAGATGCTAAAGTGCACGCACGAGGTCAGGTGCTCCATTTTGACACTCCTCTGGGCATTCCAATGGACCGATGGCCTAAAGCTCTGAATGCGCTGCTTCCGAAGGATATTAAGGTGCTGGAAGCTGCTGAGGCGGCAAAAGACTTTCACGCCCGTTTTGATGCGTGCGGAAAGGAATACCGGTATGTGATAGACCGTTCCCCGGTACAGGATGTATTTCTCAGAAACTATGCCTATCATTATCCGTATGCGTTAAACTTGGAAGCCATGAAGAGCGCTTCGGAGCAATTTATTGGAACTCATGATTTTACCGCGTTTTGCTCAGCAAAAACCGAGGTAGAGGACCGTGTCCGGACCATCCATTCCATCAGGTTTATTGAAGAGGGCGAAAGAATGACGATGTGCATTCAGGGCAGCGGCTTCTTGTACAATATGGTCCGGATTATCATGGGGACTCTTTTAAATGCCGGCATTGGATTGACGAAGCCGGAAGAAATTTCTGAAATGATTTTGTCCATGGACCGGACGAAAACTGGAAAAACCGCGCCTGGACACGGCTTGTATCTATGGAAAGTTTTCTATGACAACTAA
- the rplM gene encoding 50S ribosomal protein L13 yields the protein MRTTYMAKASEVDRKWYVVDAAGKTLGRLSTEVASILRGKHKPTFTPHVDTGDHVIIINAEKIELTGKKLTDKIYYRHSQFPGGLKSRTALEMRTNYAEKMLELAIKGMLPKNSLGRQIFKKLHVYAGAEHPHQAQQPEVYELRG from the coding sequence ATGCGTACAACGTATATGGCGAAAGCTAGCGAAGTTGACCGTAAATGGTACGTTGTGGATGCAGCAGGCAAGACACTAGGTCGTCTTTCTACTGAAGTAGCATCTATTCTTCGCGGCAAACACAAGCCGACTTTTACACCACATGTAGACACTGGAGATCACGTAATCATCATCAACGCTGAGAAAATTGAACTGACTGGTAAGAAATTAACTGATAAAATTTACTACCGTCACAGCCAATTCCCAGGCGGACTTAAATCCAGAACAGCTCTTGAAATGCGTACAAACTACGCTGAAAAAATGCTTGAGCTAGCGATCAAAGGAATGCTTCCTAAGAATTCCCTTGGCCGTCAAATCTTCAAAAAATTGCACGTATACGCGGGTGCTGAGCATCCACACCAAGCACAACAGCCTGAAGTTTACGAACTTCGCGGTTAA
- the rpsI gene encoding 30S ribosomal protein S9, which yields MAQVQYYGTGRRKSSVARVRLIPGEGKIVVNKRDIKDYIPFAALIEDVKQPLNLTETGSSYDVLVNVSGGGFAGQAGAIRHGISRALLQADPEFRTTLKRAGLLTRDARMKERKKYGLKGARRAPQFSKR from the coding sequence TTGGCACAGGTTCAATATTACGGTACTGGCCGCCGCAAGAGCTCCGTTGCTCGTGTACGCCTAATTCCAGGCGAAGGCAAGATCGTTGTTAATAAACGCGACATTAAAGATTACATCCCATTCGCAGCTCTAATCGAGGACGTAAAACAGCCGCTTAACTTGACTGAAACTGGTTCTTCTTACGATGTACTAGTAAACGTTAGCGGCGGTGGATTTGCAGGTCAAGCCGGCGCAATCCGCCACGGTATCTCTCGTGCACTGCTTCAAGCAGATCCTGAGTTCCGTACAACTCTTAAACGCGCTGGTCTATTGACTCGTGACGCTCGTATGAAAGAGCGTAAAAAATACGGACTTAAAGGCGCACGCCGTGCACCTCAGTTCTCAAAACGTTAA
- a CDS encoding putative hydro-lyase: MGESLKSIRKSIRENKWTTSTAGHAEGYVQTNLVILKKELAYDFLLFCQRNEKACPLLEVTDTGSFVPVLSAPQADLRTDVPKYRVYRYGKLVSEQEDIKDLWEEDFVAFLLGCSFTFEKALLEYGVPVRHIEEKRNVPMYNSSLPLHESGVFKGTMVVSMRPIPAKDIAKAVQVTARSPKSHGAPVHIGNPEEIGIANLAAPDFGDAVTVKEGEVPVFWACGVTPQAAAVASKPDLMITHAPGHMFITDLKDTDVSL, translated from the coding sequence ATGGGAGAATCGCTGAAATCTATTCGAAAATCAATCCGTGAGAACAAATGGACAACTTCTACCGCAGGGCATGCAGAAGGGTACGTGCAAACGAATCTGGTCATTCTGAAAAAAGAGCTTGCTTATGACTTCCTGTTATTTTGCCAAAGAAATGAAAAGGCCTGTCCGCTTCTTGAGGTCACAGATACAGGGTCGTTTGTTCCTGTCCTGAGTGCTCCGCAGGCAGATCTAAGAACGGATGTCCCAAAGTATAGGGTTTATCGTTATGGAAAGCTTGTTTCTGAACAGGAGGATATTAAAGATCTTTGGGAAGAGGATTTCGTTGCTTTCCTTCTTGGATGCAGCTTTACTTTCGAAAAAGCACTGCTGGAATATGGAGTCCCTGTCCGGCACATAGAGGAAAAACGAAATGTACCAATGTATAACTCCAGTCTCCCTCTTCATGAGAGCGGGGTTTTCAAAGGGACGATGGTTGTCAGCATGAGGCCGATCCCCGCCAAAGACATTGCAAAAGCAGTGCAAGTGACAGCCCGGTCGCCGAAGTCCCACGGGGCTCCTGTTCACATAGGGAACCCTGAAGAAATCGGGATTGCGAATCTTGCCGCTCCTGACTTTGGAGATGCCGTGACGGTCAAAGAAGGTGAGGTCCCTGTGTTTTGGGCGTGCGGAGTGACTCCTCAGGCTGCTGCGGTCGCCTCGAAACCGGATTTAATGATTACTCATGCACCTGGTCATATGTTTATAACGGACTTGAAAGATACCGATGTAAGCTTATAA